One segment of Streptomyces sp. NA02950 DNA contains the following:
- a CDS encoding acyl carrier protein: MDEAIMFEILKGLLVGKLKVAEELVTPEATIEDIELDSLALVELALLIEQDLGVSVDEDELADAWTVDDITQLMSEQSNCVS; encoded by the coding sequence ATGGATGAAGCGATCATGTTCGAAATACTCAAGGGTCTCCTCGTCGGCAAGTTGAAGGTCGCCGAGGAACTGGTCACCCCCGAAGCGACCATCGAGGACATCGAGTTGGACTCACTGGCCCTGGTGGAGCTGGCGCTCCTCATCGAGCAGGACCTCGGCGTCAGCGTCGACGAGGACGAGCTGGCCGACGCCTGGACCGTCGACGACATCACCCAGCTCATGTCGGAACAGAGCAACTGCGTCTCATGA
- a CDS encoding condensation domain-containing protein — MALTAKSGLGGAAIRPPATAAQRRLWAAEQLTGGSGEYNVPVALRLHGPLDTPALLRALHVLLTRHESLRSTFDVGLGGTLRWTARAPEDYPVEQRDFSGESDPVDAAVGYADELARRPFDLGREVLRTGLLRLADDDHILVCVGHHVVFDDWSVAVLFRELEVLYALAVRGVALSSALPALTYGYMDLSLDERRNLTRGRLDTHLSYWQDQLSDAPALRLPAGRPRPATRTAHAGRHRFTLSAELTARLTAVGRCSRATLFMTLLTGYHALLRKWTGQTDITVGTLVTGRTTPEREALITCMVNTLAIRSTAPREATFAQLLGEVRERTLAAFAHQDAPIDEVVARLPDRGGDPLVQVMFEFQNTTMDVAALHGGAGEVPAFLGLRTVAQPFNHLTARYDLELAVGTTPDGLVGSIVYPCDLFTEDTIAALAEDYTAVLHAVASP; from the coding sequence GTGGCACTGACGGCGAAGAGCGGCCTGGGGGGTGCGGCGATACGGCCGCCGGCCACCGCGGCACAACGGCGGCTGTGGGCGGCGGAGCAGCTGACCGGGGGCAGCGGAGAGTACAACGTCCCGGTGGCCCTGCGGTTGCACGGCCCGCTCGACACGCCCGCCCTGCTGCGCGCCCTGCACGTCCTGCTCACCCGGCACGAGTCGCTGCGCAGCACCTTCGACGTCGGCCTCGGCGGCACACTGCGCTGGACGGCGCGCGCACCGGAGGACTACCCCGTCGAGCAACGGGACTTCTCCGGCGAGAGCGACCCGGTCGACGCGGCGGTCGGGTACGCGGACGAGCTCGCCCGGCGGCCGTTCGACCTCGGCCGCGAAGTCCTCCGCACCGGGCTGCTGCGCCTGGCCGACGACGACCACATACTCGTGTGCGTCGGTCACCACGTGGTCTTCGACGACTGGTCGGTCGCCGTCCTCTTCCGGGAGCTGGAGGTCCTGTACGCGCTGGCCGTCAGAGGAGTCGCGCTCTCGTCGGCGCTGCCCGCCCTGACGTATGGCTACATGGACCTGAGCCTGGACGAGCGCCGGAACCTGACCCGGGGTCGGCTGGACACGCACCTGTCCTACTGGCAGGACCAGTTGTCCGACGCCCCCGCTCTCCGCCTGCCGGCCGGCCGGCCGCGGCCGGCCACCCGCACCGCGCACGCCGGCCGGCACCGCTTCACCCTGTCCGCCGAGCTGACCGCCCGCCTCACCGCGGTGGGCCGGTGCTCCCGCGCGACTCTGTTCATGACCCTCCTGACCGGGTACCACGCCCTCCTGAGGAAGTGGACGGGGCAGACGGACATCACCGTCGGCACTCTCGTCACGGGGCGCACCACCCCCGAGCGGGAAGCACTCATCACCTGCATGGTCAACACGCTCGCCATCCGGTCGACAGCTCCTCGCGAGGCCACGTTCGCGCAACTCCTCGGCGAGGTGCGCGAGCGTACGCTGGCGGCGTTCGCGCACCAGGACGCACCCATCGACGAGGTCGTCGCCCGTCTTCCGGACCGTGGCGGCGACCCCCTCGTCCAGGTGATGTTCGAGTTCCAGAACACCACCATGGATGTCGCCGCGCTGCACGGAGGAGCCGGAGAGGTACCGGCGTTCCTGGGCCTACGCACCGTCGCCCAGCCCTTCAACCACCTGACCGCGCGCTACGACCTCGAACTGGCCGTCGGCACGACGCCGGACGGGCTGGTCGGGAGCATCGTCTACCCCTGCGACCTCTTCACCGAGGACACCATCGCCGCTCTCGCCGAGGACTACACCGCCGTCCTGCACGCCGTCGCATCGCCGTAG
- a CDS encoding beta-ketoacyl synthase, whose translation MTDAAITGVGLVTPAGIGAGANWARVCEGRSTAAVDPHLDGIPPHLSCRVPDFDGDALLGARRALRLDRVAQYALVAAGEAITDAGLTPSSWDGARVGVVLGTADGGIGTVEEQHLTLVRDGFKRLSPYLLPMQLPNMLAGQVAMEFGATGPNLVVSTACASGTTAIGVARDLLALDRCDIVLAGGSEAMITPLMVGGFARMGALSERTDEPEAASRPFDVDRDGFVIGEGAGVLVLERPEHARARGARMRSRVVGYGASADAHHATAPHPEGKGAEAALRAALADAGAGGADVDHVNAHGTSTRLNDRIEADVLGRVLVGHPSTTSTKGVTGHLLGAAGAIEAVYTTMAIESGTVPPTANLTTQDPCIDLSLVSEPTRAKVGLALSSSFGFGGQNAVLALAAP comes from the coding sequence ATGACCGACGCGGCCATCACCGGGGTCGGTCTGGTGACCCCGGCGGGTATCGGAGCCGGGGCCAACTGGGCCAGGGTGTGCGAGGGCAGGTCCACCGCGGCGGTCGATCCCCACCTCGACGGCATCCCGCCACACCTCTCGTGCCGGGTCCCGGACTTCGACGGGGACGCCCTGCTCGGGGCCCGTCGGGCGCTGCGCCTGGACCGTGTCGCCCAGTACGCTCTGGTGGCCGCCGGTGAGGCGATCACCGACGCGGGACTGACCCCGTCCTCCTGGGACGGCGCACGGGTCGGCGTGGTGCTCGGGACCGCCGACGGTGGGATCGGCACCGTCGAGGAACAGCACCTCACCCTCGTCCGGGACGGATTCAAGCGGCTCTCGCCGTACCTGCTGCCGATGCAGCTGCCGAACATGCTGGCCGGCCAGGTGGCCATGGAATTCGGCGCGACCGGACCGAACCTGGTCGTGAGCACCGCGTGCGCCTCCGGGACCACGGCGATCGGGGTAGCCCGCGACCTGCTCGCGCTGGACCGGTGCGACATCGTGCTGGCCGGCGGCAGCGAGGCCATGATCACGCCGTTGATGGTGGGCGGATTCGCACGTATGGGCGCGCTCTCGGAACGGACCGACGAGCCGGAGGCGGCATCACGTCCCTTCGACGTCGACCGGGACGGCTTCGTGATCGGAGAGGGAGCCGGCGTCCTGGTGCTCGAACGCCCGGAGCACGCGCGAGCACGCGGCGCACGGATGAGGAGCCGTGTCGTGGGCTACGGGGCGAGCGCCGACGCCCACCACGCGACGGCACCGCATCCCGAGGGCAAGGGCGCCGAGGCGGCGCTCCGCGCGGCGCTGGCCGATGCGGGGGCGGGGGGCGCCGACGTCGATCACGTCAACGCGCACGGCACGTCCACCCGGCTCAACGACCGCATCGAGGCGGACGTACTCGGGAGGGTTCTCGTCGGCCACCCGTCGACCACGTCCACCAAGGGGGTGACGGGACACCTCCTGGGAGCGGCCGGCGCGATCGAAGCCGTCTACACCACGATGGCCATCGAGTCCGGGACGGTTCCGCCCACGGCCAACCTCACCACCCAGGACCCGTGCATCGACCTGTCGCTGGTGTCAGAGCCGACCCGGGCGAAGGTGGGTCTGGCGTTGAGCAGCTCCTTCGGCTTCGGCGGACAGAACGCGGTCCTCGCACTCGCCGCCCCATGA
- a CDS encoding beta-ketoacyl-ACP synthase III, with amino-acid sequence MTAPHPAAVVAGIGAWLPPDVVTNHDLSARMDTTDAWIRQRTGIRQRHIASPGTAASDLAVEAGRRALESAGLQTVDMVVLTTTTPDKPCPATAPAVAARLGMEGVPAFDVAAVCTGFLYALATSAGLIAAGTADHVLVIATEVYSAIIDPADRGTAVVFGDGAGAVVLRRGDPDEWGALGAFVLGSDGVHEDLIQVPAGGSRQRKSGLPTGPGDEFFRMRGKEVFRHAVQCMTTACQQATLAAGWEPERVDRLAAHQANARILTAVSERLRLAEDQPLSNIEQVGNIGAASLPVLLAHSAERGELKPGHHLLLTAFGGGLTWGATTLVWPQL; translated from the coding sequence ATGACCGCCCCACACCCTGCGGCCGTAGTGGCCGGTATCGGCGCGTGGCTGCCCCCCGACGTGGTGACCAACCACGATCTCAGCGCCCGGATGGACACCACGGACGCCTGGATACGCCAGCGGACCGGAATCCGGCAACGCCACATTGCATCACCGGGAACGGCCGCGTCCGACCTCGCCGTAGAGGCGGGGCGGCGGGCGCTCGAGTCCGCCGGCCTGCAGACCGTGGACATGGTGGTGCTCACCACCACCACGCCCGACAAGCCCTGCCCCGCGACCGCGCCCGCGGTGGCCGCCCGGCTTGGTATGGAAGGCGTTCCGGCCTTCGACGTGGCCGCCGTCTGCACGGGCTTCCTCTACGCGCTGGCAACCTCCGCGGGGCTCATCGCCGCCGGTACGGCGGACCACGTCCTGGTCATCGCGACGGAGGTGTACAGCGCCATCATCGACCCCGCGGACCGCGGCACGGCGGTGGTCTTCGGGGACGGTGCGGGAGCCGTGGTGCTCCGCAGGGGCGACCCGGACGAGTGGGGCGCGCTCGGCGCCTTCGTGCTCGGCAGCGACGGGGTGCACGAGGACCTGATCCAGGTACCGGCCGGCGGCTCCCGCCAACGGAAGTCCGGTCTGCCGACCGGCCCGGGCGACGAGTTCTTCAGGATGCGGGGCAAGGAGGTCTTCCGGCACGCTGTGCAGTGCATGACCACCGCGTGTCAGCAGGCCACCCTCGCGGCCGGATGGGAGCCGGAGCGCGTCGACCGGTTGGCGGCACACCAGGCCAATGCCCGCATCCTGACCGCCGTTTCGGAGCGACTGCGTCTCGCCGAGGACCAGCCGCTCAGCAACATCGAGCAGGTGGGGAACATCGGTGCGGCCTCCCTGCCCGTCCTGCTCGCCCACTCCGCCGAGCGGGGAGAACTCAAGCCGGGCCACCACCTCCTGCTCACGGCCTTCGGGGGCGGCCTGACGTGGGGGGCGACCACGCTGGTCTGGCCTCAGCTGTGA
- a CDS encoding type I polyketide synthase: MTADRDVAIIGMACRFPGAVRTAEDLLRLSVDGVDAIDEVPESRQLRGLYSPDPTEPGRISTRWIGSIDGIDRFDAEFFGITAREAEQMDPQQRILLETAYEALELAGVPPTSGQLSDGGVYVGISGSDYGRLLGRRMTELGGHFVTGQASSVAANRLSYLLDMSGPSMAVDTACSSSLVAVHLAVRALREGDCPLALAAGVNLVLAPDNWVSVSKAGMMSPTGRCHSFGAEADGFVRADGCGVLVLKTLARARRDGDEIHAVIRGSAINQDGASNGLTAPNGPAQEAVIRAALADAGVRPEEVGYVEAHGSGTPLGDPIEFAALAATYGKVPAGSPPCYVGSVKSNLGHAEAAAGMAGIIRLVTCLRAGYVPASLHTEELNPRLATDGTRLAVARRTARWSDGPDRRTGAVSSFGFGGTNAHVLVQQADPVSHRSPAPAPTGLVLPLSAKGEEPLRELAERYASLLSDDGTAAGDLCYSAAARRAHHPVRGAFSGRDRAELRRSLESFLADGGVPDTVEGLVWRDTVYVCPGLGPQTSGLGSALLSEPTLVEHCHRCSDAFAPLLGVSLFEYLSQGGPEADEIALTRTDIAQALHFTVQSGLAGLWSSFGLRPAAVIGHSAGEPAAAYVSGMLDFDAAVELVAARGSVMQHAAVDGRMVAVSAAPQEIDDLLARCPDDIVLAVDNGPRNVTLSGPAEAVEQLAAQLRADGLRARLLSIRFGSHHPDLAPAGEELARRGVGAATAPGSVPMFSSITGALLDSVQMTAEHWGRGVINPVLLRSAVQQAATAGFANFLEISPQQMLLGPVHTSAAAVGVRASVLHALGEGDDGAASARAVLPELYVRRAELDWQAVYPDGRFLPSTPSYPWQGRRYWALDGWTHTTLATSTIPTSTAPTTPTVPSTPTATEPAQEPLRRSTLAASQEHALAEVTEEIAAILKYPRERITPQSFFLELGADSILLLQLVNTLNNRHGTSFKATDLFEKYQSVGDLADALAESGTFDVEPLGGPQATVAVAQAPAAVPQVLAVPPQEAAVLPAATGLDAVVRDQLAIMRQQLAVLGGTPTPLTEVAAPVDEPPAAPPPVLQAVSQREAPAARRSPAPAPAADGARLGPRQKSYVDSLVRRMEERSPRSKRLAGLHRGRMVESRPWGTFRPELKELNFPIIIDRGRGAHFWDADGSQYTDYCLGFGVHFFGHNPPFVQDAIATQLKRSFMLGPQVELTYQVAEQFCRITGHDRVSFCNSGSESVMGAVRLARLATGRRKVAYFEKSYHGITDGVLGLRGEELGGVRPIVDGVSPGALQDVVVLPYDDQAALDYIASHSHELAAVLVEPIQARNPVTQPAEFLHKLRRLTEDTGTVLIFDEMITGFRMHIRGAQGLFGIKPDLAIYGKVLGGGLPVAAIAGKQSLMDGLDGGNWDYGDRSAPTAETTFFGGTFQKHPLAMAATKAALEYLEQHEDTVYRDVNDRTARVVGALSDLFTQHGVAYTLASVGSLWRFQYRGQSNLYHPLPLEMLYHSLLADGVYMWEGRTFFMSTAHTDDDAERLIDAVDRGLHALREADFLDGVATTPRVRAAERWPMSTQQREVWDISQRLGPSSVVYNETAVLELTGELDLPALDAALTAVRQRHPALRAVCSADGRDLVVEHDAASTTVVHTVAPEDSPQTVIDERANTPFDLRTGPLFRAMVLRHSEDRHHLLVSGHHVVFDGTSMVAVLNDLADGYTRVTQGRALARVQPGRVQPAYPEPAADKREAALDHWQQRLAAPPAPAWAVQDRPASAPATRQAFEFDAVLWTALVKRCPQLRCSPFMAVFSAFTAALHEVTRHDDLVVSTPVDQCRGVTEQELVGHFVSYVPVRSRHIDTDLPKHRQQFSQSLGEDLSHGTLPLGDVLDELAERGELDDPWLARQQLTSVVFNLNRPLPPPRIGDLEARVSLPSTVEAMFDLLFDVVPMEDKVFVEIVYRDQVPADDITRLWTRWLELLHETADDGGA, translated from the coding sequence TGGCCGTGCACCTCGCGGTCCGTGCGCTGCGCGAGGGGGACTGCCCACTGGCGCTGGCCGCCGGCGTCAACCTGGTGCTCGCGCCGGACAACTGGGTGTCCGTGTCCAAGGCGGGAATGATGTCGCCGACCGGACGGTGCCACTCCTTCGGTGCGGAGGCCGACGGTTTCGTCCGCGCGGACGGCTGCGGGGTGCTGGTGCTCAAGACGCTGGCCCGGGCCAGGCGGGACGGCGACGAGATCCACGCGGTGATCCGGGGCAGCGCGATCAACCAGGACGGGGCCAGCAACGGGCTGACCGCCCCCAACGGCCCGGCGCAGGAGGCGGTCATCCGCGCCGCGCTGGCGGACGCCGGGGTACGGCCCGAAGAGGTCGGCTACGTGGAGGCGCACGGATCCGGCACGCCCCTCGGAGACCCCATCGAGTTCGCCGCGCTCGCCGCGACGTACGGCAAGGTGCCGGCCGGAAGCCCGCCCTGCTACGTGGGTTCGGTGAAGTCCAACCTCGGGCACGCCGAGGCGGCCGCGGGAATGGCCGGCATCATCCGCCTCGTGACCTGTCTGCGCGCCGGATACGTCCCGGCTTCCCTGCACACCGAGGAACTCAACCCCCGGCTGGCGACGGACGGGACGCGGCTCGCGGTGGCCCGTCGGACCGCACGCTGGTCCGACGGACCTGATCGCCGGACGGGCGCGGTCAGCTCGTTCGGATTCGGCGGCACGAACGCGCACGTGCTCGTCCAGCAGGCGGATCCGGTGTCGCACCGATCCCCGGCGCCCGCGCCGACCGGGCTGGTACTGCCCCTGTCGGCCAAGGGCGAGGAGCCGTTGCGGGAGCTGGCGGAACGGTATGCGTCCCTGCTGTCCGACGACGGCACGGCGGCGGGGGACCTGTGCTACAGCGCGGCCGCCCGGCGCGCCCACCACCCCGTGCGCGGCGCGTTCAGCGGACGGGACCGCGCCGAGCTGCGCCGGTCCCTGGAATCGTTCCTGGCGGACGGAGGAGTGCCCGACACGGTGGAGGGGCTCGTCTGGCGCGACACCGTCTACGTGTGCCCGGGACTGGGGCCGCAGACGAGCGGGCTCGGCTCGGCGCTCCTCTCGGAGCCGACGCTGGTCGAGCACTGCCACCGCTGCTCGGACGCGTTCGCACCCCTACTGGGTGTGTCCCTGTTCGAGTACCTGAGCCAGGGCGGTCCCGAGGCCGATGAGATCGCGCTGACCCGGACGGACATCGCGCAGGCGCTGCACTTCACCGTACAGAGCGGGCTCGCCGGACTGTGGTCCTCGTTCGGCCTGCGGCCCGCGGCCGTGATCGGGCACAGCGCGGGCGAACCGGCCGCCGCGTACGTGTCCGGCATGCTCGACTTCGATGCCGCGGTGGAGCTGGTCGCCGCTCGCGGGTCGGTCATGCAGCACGCCGCCGTCGACGGCCGGATGGTGGCGGTCTCCGCGGCACCGCAGGAGATCGACGACTTGCTCGCGCGCTGCCCTGACGACATCGTGCTGGCGGTGGACAACGGGCCGCGGAACGTCACGCTGTCCGGCCCGGCCGAGGCGGTCGAGCAACTGGCCGCCCAGCTCCGGGCGGACGGGCTGCGGGCCCGTCTGCTGTCGATCAGGTTCGGCTCCCACCACCCCGATCTCGCACCCGCCGGCGAGGAACTCGCCCGCCGTGGCGTCGGTGCCGCGACCGCACCCGGTTCCGTCCCGATGTTCTCCTCGATCACGGGCGCTCTGCTCGATTCCGTGCAGATGACCGCCGAGCACTGGGGCCGGGGAGTGATCAACCCGGTTCTCCTCCGGTCCGCCGTGCAGCAGGCCGCCACCGCGGGGTTCGCCAATTTCCTGGAGATCAGTCCGCAACAGATGCTGCTCGGCCCGGTGCACACCAGCGCAGCCGCCGTCGGCGTCCGGGCGAGCGTGCTGCACGCGCTCGGTGAGGGCGACGACGGAGCCGCGTCCGCGCGGGCCGTGCTGCCCGAGCTGTACGTCCGCCGTGCCGAACTCGACTGGCAGGCCGTGTACCCGGACGGGCGCTTCCTGCCGAGCACGCCGTCCTATCCGTGGCAGGGCCGCCGCTACTGGGCCCTGGACGGCTGGACACACACCACTCTCGCCACTTCCACCATTCCCACTTCCACTGCCCCCACCACCCCCACCGTCCCCTCTACTCCCACAGCCACCGAACCAGCACAGGAACCGCTCAGGAGGAGCACGTTGGCCGCATCGCAGGAACACGCCCTGGCGGAGGTGACGGAGGAAATCGCCGCGATCCTCAAGTACCCGAGGGAACGGATCACCCCGCAGTCGTTCTTCCTCGAACTCGGCGCGGACAGCATCCTGCTGCTCCAACTGGTGAACACCTTGAACAACCGCCACGGTACGTCCTTCAAGGCGACCGACCTGTTCGAGAAGTACCAGTCCGTCGGTGACCTCGCGGACGCGCTCGCGGAGTCCGGCACCTTCGACGTGGAACCCCTCGGAGGTCCCCAGGCCACGGTCGCTGTGGCCCAGGCCCCGGCCGCCGTACCCCAGGTCCTGGCCGTACCGCCACAGGAGGCCGCGGTACTGCCCGCCGCCACCGGCCTCGACGCGGTCGTCCGCGACCAACTCGCCATCATGCGGCAGCAACTGGCGGTCCTCGGCGGCACGCCGACCCCCCTCACCGAGGTTGCCGCACCCGTCGACGAACCGCCGGCAGCACCACCGCCCGTGCTCCAGGCCGTGTCACAGCGCGAGGCCCCCGCGGCCCGCAGGTCTCCGGCGCCCGCTCCGGCCGCAGACGGAGCCCGGCTCGGCCCTCGGCAGAAGTCCTACGTGGACTCCCTGGTGCGGCGGATGGAGGAACGCAGCCCGCGGTCGAAACGGCTCGCCGGCCTGCACCGCGGCCGGATGGTGGAGAGCCGCCCCTGGGGGACCTTCCGTCCCGAGCTGAAGGAACTCAACTTCCCCATCATCATCGACCGGGGCAGGGGAGCGCACTTCTGGGACGCCGACGGCAGCCAGTACACCGACTACTGCCTCGGCTTCGGTGTGCACTTCTTCGGCCACAACCCGCCGTTCGTCCAGGACGCCATCGCCACGCAGCTGAAGCGCTCCTTCATGCTGGGGCCGCAGGTGGAACTGACCTACCAGGTCGCCGAACAGTTCTGCCGGATCACCGGGCACGACCGGGTCTCCTTCTGCAACTCCGGTTCGGAGTCGGTGATGGGCGCGGTGCGCCTCGCGCGGCTCGCGACCGGTCGGCGGAAGGTGGCCTACTTCGAGAAGTCCTACCACGGCATCACCGACGGGGTGCTGGGCCTGCGCGGCGAGGAACTCGGCGGCGTCCGGCCGATCGTGGACGGGGTGTCGCCCGGAGCGCTGCAGGACGTGGTCGTCCTGCCGTACGACGACCAGGCCGCCCTGGACTACATCGCCTCCCACAGTCATGAGCTGGCCGCGGTACTCGTCGAACCGATACAGGCGCGCAACCCCGTGACGCAGCCGGCCGAGTTCCTGCACAAGCTCCGCCGGCTGACCGAGGACACCGGCACGGTGCTGATCTTCGACGAGATGATCACCGGGTTCCGCATGCACATCCGTGGCGCCCAGGGGCTGTTCGGGATCAAGCCGGACCTGGCTATCTACGGCAAGGTGCTCGGCGGAGGTCTGCCGGTCGCGGCCATCGCCGGCAAGCAGTCCCTCATGGACGGGCTCGACGGCGGCAACTGGGACTACGGCGACCGGAGCGCTCCGACCGCGGAGACCACGTTCTTCGGCGGCACGTTCCAGAAGCACCCGCTGGCGATGGCGGCGACCAAGGCCGCCCTGGAGTACCTGGAGCAGCACGAGGACACCGTCTACCGCGACGTGAACGACCGGACCGCGCGGGTTGTCGGTGCGCTGTCCGACCTGTTCACCCAGCACGGGGTGGCGTACACGCTGGCATCCGTCGGCTCGCTGTGGCGGTTCCAGTACCGCGGACAGTCCAATCTGTACCACCCCCTGCCATTGGAGATGCTGTACCACAGCCTGCTGGCGGACGGTGTCTACATGTGGGAGGGCAGGACGTTCTTCATGTCCACCGCGCACACCGACGACGACGCCGAGCGGCTGATCGACGCGGTGGACCGGGGTCTGCACGCGCTGCGTGAGGCGGACTTCCTGGACGGGGTCGCCACCACACCCCGGGTCCGCGCAGCGGAGCGCTGGCCGATGTCCACCCAGCAACGCGAGGTGTGGGACATCAGCCAGCGGCTCGGACCGTCATCCGTGGTCTACAACGAGACAGCGGTGCTGGAACTCACCGGCGAACTCGACCTGCCGGCCCTGGACGCCGCGCTGACCGCGGTACGGCAACGGCATCCGGCGCTGCGCGCAGTCTGCTCCGCCGACGGCCGCGACCTGGTCGTGGAGCATGACGCCGCGAGCACGACGGTTGTCCACACGGTGGCACCCGAGGACAGTCCCCAGACCGTGATCGACGAGCGCGCCAACACGCCGTTCGACCTCCGGACCGGGCCGCTGTTCCGTGCCATGGTGCTGCGGCATTCGGAGGACCGCCACCACCTGCTCGTCTCGGGCCACCACGTGGTCTTCGACGGCACCTCCATGGTCGCCGTGCTCAACGACCTGGCTGACGGCTACACCCGCGTCACCCAGGGGCGGGCTCTGGCAAGGGTGCAGCCCGGACGGGTGCAGCCGGCCTATCCGGAACCGGCCGCCGACAAACGGGAAGCCGCGCTCGACCACTGGCAGCAGCGTCTGGCGGCGCCCCCCGCACCCGCGTGGGCCGTCCAGGACCGCCCGGCGAGCGCTCCGGCGACCCGGCAGGCCTTCGAGTTCGACGCCGTCCTGTGGACGGCGCTGGTGAAACGGTGCCCACAACTACGGTGCTCACCGTTCATGGCGGTGTTCAGCGCGTTCACGGCGGCACTGCACGAAGTGACCAGACACGACGACCTGGTGGTCAGTACCCCGGTCGACCAGTGCCGGGGGGTGACGGAACAGGAACTGGTGGGCCACTTCGTCAGTTACGTCCCGGTTCGCAGCCGGCACATCGACACCGACCTCCCGAAGCACCGTCAGCAGTTCAGCCAGTCGCTCGGTGAGGACCTCTCCCACGGCACCCTGCCGCTGGGCGATGTCCTCGACGAGCTGGCCGAGCGGGGCGAGCTGGACGACCCCTGGCTCGCGCGACAGCAGCTCACCTCCGTGGTGTTCAACCTCAACCGCCCGCTGCCGCCGCCGAGGATCGGTGATCTGGAGGCGCGGGTGAGCCTGCCGTCCACCGTGGAGGCGATGTTCGATCTGCTCTTCGATGTCGTCCCGATGGAGGACAAGGTGTTCGTGGAGATCGTGTACCGCGACCAGGTGCCCGCGGACGACATCACGCGGCTCTGGACACGCTGGCTCGAACTGCTCCACGAGACCGCCGATGACGGCGGAGCCTGA